The segment CCAGTACGCGCACCAGTGTGCGGCGCGTGCCGCGGGCCGCGGGCGCGTCGGCGTCGGCGAGGACGGTCTTCGACCACTCAAGATACCAGCTGCAGTATTCATCCCATATGAAGCCGTAGAGGGCCTGCGTGGCGAGATCGAAGCGGTAGGTGGCAAACGCCTCCTCGACCGCGCGCTCGGTCTCTTGGAGGCGGGATATGATCCAGCGATCCCCGATGTCGAGGACATAATCCCCTTCATTGCCGCAGTCCGCATTTTCGGTATTCAGCAATACGAAGCGCGCGGCGTTCCAGAGCTTGTTGCAGAAGCTGCGGTAGCCGTCGATGCGCGCGCGGTCGAAGTTGATGTTCCGGCCCTGGGTGGCGAGGCTCGCAAAGGTCATGCGCAGGGCATCAGTGCCGTAGGGTGGTATGCCGTCGGGATATTCGCGTTCGGTGGCCCGACGGATCTCCTCGGCCTTGGCCGGCTGCATGAGCCCGCTCGTGCGTTTGGCGATGAGATCCGGGAGGCTTATGCCGTCTATGAGATCGATCGGATCGATCACGTTGCCGCGCGACTTCGACATCTTCTGGCCCTTGGCATCCAGCACTAGACCGTGGACATAGACCTCGCGAAACGGGACGTCGCCCGTGAACTTGAGGCCCATCATGATCATGCGCGCCACCCAAAAGAAGATGATGTCAAACCCGGTTACGAGCACGCGGGTGGGGTAAAAGCGCGCCAGGGCCTCGGTCCGGTCCGGCCAGCCGAGCGTCGAAAATGGCCACAGGGCCGAGGAGAACCAGGTATCGAGGACATCCGGATCCTGCGTGAGCGTGACATCCGCGCCTAGCCCGTAGCGTGCGCGCGCCTCGTCTTCGCTGCGCGCGACGTATATCCGTCCGGCATCGTCATACCAGGCGGGGATGCGGTGCCCCCACCAGATCTGGCGCGAAATGCACCAGTCCTTGATGTTGCGCATCCATTCGTAATAGGTCTTGTCCCAGTTCTCGGGCACAAAGCGGATACGGCCGTCCTCCACTGCCGCGAGCGCCGGCTGGGCGAGGTCGGCGGTGCGCACGTACCATTGGTCCGTGAGCCAAGGCTCGATCACCGCCCCGCTGCGTTCGCCGCGTGGGACCTTGAGCTTATGGGGCTGCACCCGTTCCAGGAGCCCTGCGGCCTCGAGGTCGGCCACGATCCGCTGCCTTGCCTGCTCGCGGCCGAGCCCGTGATAGGGTGAGCCCGGCAACTGGATATGCGCGGCCTTGTCTAGGATATTGGTGAGCGCCAACCCATGGCGTTGGCCGACCTCGTAGTCATTGAAGTCATGCGCCGGCGTGATCTTCACGCAGCCCGATCCAAAAGCCGGGTCGACGTAGTCATCGGCGATGATGGGAATTTCGCGTGCGGTCAGCGGGAGGCTTACGGTCTGCCCGACGAGCTGCCGGTAACGCGGGTCGTCGGGATGCACGGCCACCGCCTCATCGCCGAGCAGGGTCTCGGGGCGGGTGGTGGCGACCACCAGATGCCCCCCGGAGGGCAACGGATAACGGATGTGCCAGAGATGACCATCTTCCTCCTCGGCCGTGACCTCGAGATCCGAGACCGCCGTCTCGAGCTGCGGGTCCCAGTTCACGAGCCGCTGCCCGCGATAGATGAGTCCCTCATCGTACAGTCGGACGAACACCTCGCGCACCGCGCGCGACAGTCCTTCGTCGAGTGTGAAGCGTTCGCGCGACCAGTCGACCGACGCCCCCATACGCCGCAACTGTTCGCTGATACGTCCGCCGGAGCGCGCCTTCCAGTCCCAGACTGCCTCGAGGAACCGTTTGCGACCCAAGGCCACGCGGCTTTCGCCGGTCGCCTCCAACTGCCGTTCGACGACCATCTGCGTGGCGATGCCGGCATGGTCGGTGCCAGGCTGCCAGAGGGTGTCGTCGCCGCGCATCCGGTGGTAGCGCGTGAGCGCGTCCATGATGGTGTCCTGGAAGGCATGGCCCATGTGCAGGCTGCCAGTCACGTTGGGCGGGGGGATGACGATGCAATACCCGGGCCCGTGTCCGGAAGGCGCGAACACGCCGCTCGCCTCCCATTGGGCGTAGATGGCCTTTTCTATCTCGCCGGGCTCGTAACTCTTGGCGAGGGTGTGTGGCAATGGGTCTGTCATCTCGTGTCAGGTCAGTTCTTGAAGGGCTTGCGCCAGTGCGTGTTCGAGGGTTGCCATCATAGCAGGGTCGAGCGGATCGTTCCCATCGGCGCGCCACAGGGTATCGACGCGCTGGACGATCGTCGCTGCGCGTATGTGCGCGGAAAGCGTCTCGCGATCGGCGGCCCCGGGATCGGGCGTGGCGGGCAGACGCGCGACCACGTTACTCAGGGTTGGTATGGGGGCGCCCACGGCGTGCGGCCGGATGTCCGGTCGGCTCGGGTTGGCAATCACCGCCGTCAGGACCGGAATACCGTCGTCACCGATCGTGGCATCGTCTTGCAGGTCGGCGGCCAGTGCACGCAGGCCTGCGAGGATGTCCGGCAGCGGTTCATGGCGGATGCGGGTCATGGGAGGTTATGGACGACCGGTTCCAGACCCTGGCGGCGGTAGTGACGAAACCGTGCGCGTGACCGTTCCTTCTCGCTGTCAGTGGCCCCCACGGCCTCGAGCACGCGCGCAAAGGCCGTCACCGAGGGCGGGGCGTCGGCGGTCAATGGGACCAGGCAGTCCCCCGCATGCGGAAGCTCGGCACCAATGAGCACTGGCTCATCTGCGAGACCCGCCGGCGCGTGCGGCACGAAGCTCGTATCGGAAAATGTCCACAGCCGCTCGTCCCATAGGCCGATCTCGTCTTTTGGGACCCACAGGAACACGCGGTGGCCGTGCCTATGGGCGGTCTCCACGAGTCGGCACGCCAGTGTATCGCGCGCCAGTCCGTCACCGCCGAGATAAAAATCGACGCGCGTCATGCCGGCCGCGCGCGGCGCCTCAGGAATTCCATGAGCAATGGGATCGGCCGCCCGGTGGCGCCCTTGTCCTTGCCGCCCTTGTAGGCGATGCCTGCGATATCGAGATGCGCCCAGGGATAGGCCTCGGTGAAGCGCGACAGGAAGCAGGCGGCGGTGATGGTCCCGGCCTCGCGACCGCCGATATTGGCCATATCCGCGAAATTCGAGTCGAGCTGCTTTTGGTATTCTTCCCATAGCGGCAGCGGCCAGACGCGGTCGGTCGCGTGCTGGCCGGCCTGCTCCAGTTCGTGTCCGAGGGCCTCGTTGTTGCCCATGAGGCCGCCGGCCTGGGCGCCGAGGGCGATGACGCAGGCCCCGGTTAGCGTGGCGATGTCGATGACCGCGGCCGGCTTGAATCGCTCGGCGTAGGTGAGCGCGTCGCACAGGATCAACCGGCCTTCGGCGTCGGTATTCAGGATCTCGATCGTCTGACCGGACAGGCTCGTCACGATATCGCCGGGCTTGATAGCGCTCCCCCCGGGGAGGTTTTCGGTCGTCGGCACGATGCCCACGAGATTGATCGGCAGCCTCATGTCGGCCGCAGCCTGCATGACGGCCAATACCGTCGCCGCCCCACACATGTCGAATTTCATCTCATCCATGTTGGCCGGCGGCTTCAGGGAGATACCCCCGGAGTCGAAGGTCACGCCCTTGCCGACGAGCGCGATGGGGGCGCCGGTGCCATTCCCGTGATACTCGAGGACGATGAGTTTGGCGGGCTCATGCGTTCCGCGCGCTACCGCCAGCAGCGCGCCCATCCCCAGGGTTTCCATGTCGCTCTTTTCGAGCACGCTGACCTTGAGGGCATGGCGCGTGGCGAGCGTCTGGGCCTGCTCGGCGAGATAGGATGGTGTGCACATATTGCCCGGGAGGTTGGCGAGATCTTTGGCAAACGACATGGCGTGCGCGATCGCGGCACCGGCGGCCAGGGCGTCGCGCGCGCTCGTTTCGGACCCGCCGGGCGTACTGAAGACACACGACTGCGGCTGCGTGCGCGCCGGGGCCCGGGTCTTGAGCCGGTCGAAGCGGTAGAGGGCATCTTCGGTGGCCACCACGGCCTGTTCAAGGGCCCAGACCGGCGAACGGTCCTTGACCGGGACCGACGGCAAGAAGTTCGCAATGGTCGTGACGTGCAAGTCGGCTGCCGACAGCGCCGCGCGTGCCACGGCCTCTTTGTACTGCATCGGTTTGCATTCGCCGGCCGCGCCCATGCCCACGAGCAGGATGCGCTCGGCCTTGCCGACCGCGCGCAATAGCGGCAGCGTCTGTCCGGGTTTGCCTTCGATGTCGCCCCGTTGCACAATGGCCGCGATCTCGCCGCCAAGGATGCGGTCGATGGCCGCGGCGGCCTCCGAGAGTCCACGGTTTTCGTGGATACCCACGATCAGGCATTCCGTGGCCAATTGATCAGGAGTTTCTTGAGTGAGGGCGTATTCCATAGGGCTCGGGGATCTCGGGTTAAGTGTTGGTTACGGGAGCGCCGTCGTGCGCGGTTCCATGATAAACCGCTTACGGCGCCAGCAAAAGCCGTGATAGTCCACAAAGCCTTTTACCGCGAGGCGACGCAAACCACGTTGCTCGTGACCTTGACGTTCCTGACCCTCTATCTTGTGGTCAGTCTGGTAAAGCTCTTGAGCCAGGCGGCGAGCGGCGAGTTTCCTGCGCATATCGTGTTCCTGCTGCTCGCCCTGGAGCTCCTCAAAAACCTCGCGATGATACTGCCGTTGACGGTCTTTATCGGACTTTTGCTGACCATGGCGCGCTGGTATCGGGATAGCGAGGTGACAGTGTTGGCGGCCTGCGGGATCGGGCTTACGCGGCTCTTGCGTCCGACCATGGTGTGGACCGGTGTCGTGGCCACTGTGGTGGCGGCCATCGCGTTTTATCTGGCGCCCATGGCGGCGCTCCTGCTCCACAAGATCAAGCTCGAAAATACCTCCGCTTACACCGCCGGCATCATCCCCGGGCGCTTCAATCATACGAGAAACGGGCGGGCCATCTTCTATGTCGGGCGCGTCGGGTCGAGTGGGCGCCTGCATGATATCTTCGTGAGCCGCACGCAGTTCGGCAAGGGTGGGGTGCTGATCGCCAAGCGCGGTTACGAGTTCAAGAACCGCCACACCGGCGCGCGTTTTCTCGTGCTGCTAAACGGTCGCCGTTACCAAGGGATTCCCGGCCAGGCCAATTACCGGATCCTGCGCTATCGCACTTATGCGTTGCGCATAAAGCGGCGACCATTCACGCCGGTCATGACCGGGCTCACCCGCGATGAGGTCCCGACCCTGCGCCTGCTGCGTTCCTCGAATCCGCGGGCGATCGCTGAATGGCAGTGGCGTCTGGCGCAGCCCCTGTCGCTTTTCATATTGGCGCCATTGGCGCTGGTCTTTGCCTACACCGACTCCCGCAAAGGGGCCTTTGCCCCGCTGTTTGCCGCGGTCCTTGCCTATTTCTCGTATGCCAACCTGCTGAGCATCGCCCACGCCCTGTTGGCGCGCGGACAGGAGCCGGCATGGCTCGGGTTGTGGTGGGTCCATGCCGTGTTCGCGGCGCTTGCGGCGGCGTTCTTCGCCCGGCGCGCCGCCGGTAAGGGGCTTTTGCCGTGGGGTCTATTCCGCTGATGCGCATCCTCTATACCTACATTGCGCGGCGCCTGATCCTGAGTACGGGTCTTGTGTTGAGCGTATTCGTAGGCCTGTTTCTGTTCTTCGATCTCGTGACCACCCTGGACCATATCCACCACGGGGGGTTTTCGCGGCTGTTCATGATCCTTCTGCTAGGGGTCCCGGCCAAGATCTCCATGCTCTTCCCGATGTCGGCGCTGGTCGGGGCTACCCTCGGGCTGTCATCGCTTGCCATAGATGGCGAACTGACCGCCATGCGCGCCGCCGGGGTGTCGGTCGGGCGCATCGCCTACGCGGCCCTAAGGGCGGCGCTCGCGCTCGGTCTTGTGGCGGCGTTGCTCGGGGATTTTCTCGGGCCCAAGGCGGCCTCGCTCGCGCGCCGGGAGCAGGCCCAGGCCGCCGGACTGGGGGCGGCCGTGAATGCCCAAGGGCTATGGTTGAAGGAAGGGCACAGTTTCGTGGATATCGGCGAGGTCCTGCCCGATCTTAGTATCCTGCGGCTTACGATCTATCGTTTTCATCACGGGCGGCTCGCACATGAGTTGTTCGCGGCCAGTGGCCGTTACCACAATGGCCGCTGGCGATTGCGGGGGGTTTCCGAGACCCTGTTTCGCCGGCAACGGCTGATCGTGAAGACCAGCCGACGAGGCTATTGGCATGGGATTGCGCCGAGCCTTCTGTCGGTATTCGCGGTCAATCCGCATGCCCTGTCGCTGGTCGACCTATTTCGTTATATCCGCCACCTACAACGCAACCAGCAGGCCACCACCCATTACCAGTTGGTGTTCTGGTACAAGGTGTTGGCGCCGCTTACGACCGCCGCCATGGTGCTGTTGGCGGTGCCGTTCGTCTTTCGACACGGGCGCCATGGAGGGCTCGGGTTCCGCCTGTTTCTGGCGGTCGTGCTCGGGCTGATTTTTTACGTCGTCAACCGCGGCTTTGGTGATCTCACGCTGCTCTACCACTGGCCGCCCCTGCTCGGGGCGGCGGTGCCTACGCTAGGACTGACCCTGGTCTGCGTGGGTTTTCTCGCCCGCGCCGGGTGATTTCGGAATGAACAGCACCCGTGTCCCGCTCAGGCGATCGTGCAGGGCCTGCGCCTCGGGATCGAAAAATATCCAGAAATAGGCGGCGCCAAACAGCGCCAGCGCAAAGGCCGCCATGTGATAACGCCCCTCGAAGGCGAGCGCGAAACCTTCGATCAGCGAGGCCCACCACAGAAGCGCCAGCACGT is part of the Acidiferrobacter thiooxydans genome and harbors:
- a CDS encoding leucyl aminopeptidase, which encodes MEYALTQETPDQLATECLIVGIHENRGLSEAAAAIDRILGGEIAAIVQRGDIEGKPGQTLPLLRAVGKAERILLVGMGAAGECKPMQYKEAVARAALSAADLHVTTIANFLPSVPVKDRSPVWALEQAVVATEDALYRFDRLKTRAPARTQPQSCVFSTPGGSETSARDALAAGAAIAHAMSFAKDLANLPGNMCTPSYLAEQAQTLATRHALKVSVLEKSDMETLGMGALLAVARGTHEPAKLIVLEYHGNGTGAPIALVGKGVTFDSGGISLKPPANMDEMKFDMCGAATVLAVMQAAADMRLPINLVGIVPTTENLPGGSAIKPGDIVTSLSGQTIEILNTDAEGRLILCDALTYAERFKPAAVIDIATLTGACVIALGAQAGGLMGNNEALGHELEQAGQHATDRVWPLPLWEEYQKQLDSNFADMANIGGREAGTITAACFLSRFTEAYPWAHLDIAGIAYKGGKDKGATGRPIPLLMEFLRRRARPA
- the lptF gene encoding LPS export ABC transporter permease LptF, whose product is MIVHKAFYREATQTTLLVTLTFLTLYLVVSLVKLLSQAASGEFPAHIVFLLLALELLKNLAMILPLTVFIGLLLTMARWYRDSEVTVLAACGIGLTRLLRPTMVWTGVVATVVAAIAFYLAPMAALLLHKIKLENTSAYTAGIIPGRFNHTRNGRAIFYVGRVGSSGRLHDIFVSRTQFGKGGVLIAKRGYEFKNRHTGARFLVLLNGRRYQGIPGQANYRILRYRTYALRIKRRPFTPVMTGLTRDEVPTLRLLRSSNPRAIAEWQWRLAQPLSLFILAPLALVFAYTDSRKGAFAPLFAAVLAYFSYANLLSIAHALLARGQEPAWLGLWWVHAVFAALAAAFFARRAAGKGLLPWGLFR
- a CDS encoding valine--tRNA ligase, producing MTDPLPHTLAKSYEPGEIEKAIYAQWEASGVFAPSGHGPGYCIVIPPPNVTGSLHMGHAFQDTIMDALTRYHRMRGDDTLWQPGTDHAGIATQMVVERQLEATGESRVALGRKRFLEAVWDWKARSGGRISEQLRRMGASVDWSRERFTLDEGLSRAVREVFVRLYDEGLIYRGQRLVNWDPQLETAVSDLEVTAEEEDGHLWHIRYPLPSGGHLVVATTRPETLLGDEAVAVHPDDPRYRQLVGQTVSLPLTAREIPIIADDYVDPAFGSGCVKITPAHDFNDYEVGQRHGLALTNILDKAAHIQLPGSPYHGLGREQARQRIVADLEAAGLLERVQPHKLKVPRGERSGAVIEPWLTDQWYVRTADLAQPALAAVEDGRIRFVPENWDKTYYEWMRNIKDWCISRQIWWGHRIPAWYDDAGRIYVARSEDEARARYGLGADVTLTQDPDVLDTWFSSALWPFSTLGWPDRTEALARFYPTRVLVTGFDIIFFWVARMIMMGLKFTGDVPFREVYVHGLVLDAKGQKMSKSRGNVIDPIDLIDGISLPDLIAKRTSGLMQPAKAEEIRRATEREYPDGIPPYGTDALRMTFASLATQGRNINFDRARIDGYRSFCNKLWNAARFVLLNTENADCGNEGDYVLDIGDRWIISRLQETERAVEEAFATYRFDLATQALYGFIWDEYCSWYLEWSKTVLADADAPAARGTRRTLVRVLETALRLLHPFMPFITETLWKRVAPLCGRGGATIMRAPYPRCDESRIDARATADMQALMGIISTVRTIRGEINIAPSARIPVILDGAQHLMELVRTHERTIMTLARISEITHLAADTVTPESAVGLAGTVRVLIPLAGLIDKAAELRRLAKEIEKIEREIGRARAKLGRPDFVERAPAAVVDEERRRLADFEERLHKLSEQETHMARLSG
- the lptG gene encoding LPS export ABC transporter permease LptG, whose protein sequence is MGSIPLMRILYTYIARRLILSTGLVLSVFVGLFLFFDLVTTLDHIHHGGFSRLFMILLLGVPAKISMLFPMSALVGATLGLSSLAIDGELTAMRAAGVSVGRIAYAALRAALALGLVAALLGDFLGPKAASLARREQAQAAGLGAAVNAQGLWLKEGHSFVDIGEVLPDLSILRLTIYRFHHGRLAHELFAASGRYHNGRWRLRGVSETLFRRQRLIVKTSRRGYWHGIAPSLLSVFAVNPHALSLVDLFRYIRHLQRNQQATTHYQLVFWYKVLAPLTTAAMVLLAVPFVFRHGRHGGLGFRLFLAVVLGLIFYVVNRGFGDLTLLYHWPPLLGAAVPTLGLTLVCVGFLARAG
- a CDS encoding DNA polymerase III subunit chi, which produces MTRVDFYLGGDGLARDTLACRLVETAHRHGHRVFLWVPKDEIGLWDERLWTFSDTSFVPHAPAGLADEPVLIGAELPHAGDCLVPLTADAPPSVTAFARVLEAVGATDSEKERSRARFRHYRRQGLEPVVHNLP